One Burkholderiales bacterium DNA window includes the following coding sequences:
- a CDS encoding isocitrate lyase/PEP mutase family protein, producing the protein MQRATTKLRALVRAGKFLELPSGYDPITARLAQACGFKTIYSGGFVTGGSSCISEPCLTMNEQIRVASDMANAVDIPVVMDAGAGWGEPLHTMRTIRECIRAGIAGVHIEDQLFPKRAHYHTYVVHNIPIEEYRDKIRLACEQRDRTDKDFVIIARSDAARIQGLREAVKRVNVAADQGADMGLIFPVNHADTVKTPKLCKVPMVYVQSRGNRDKRPLYSYGQLKDMGYAGCIDATFAVCIQHHFMRKAFEELKKTGDYTGLSEQDFVVARKQVEDIIGLEESYRIERETVEKIAGKKKSTAR; encoded by the coding sequence ATGCAACGTGCCACCACCAAGCTGCGCGCCCTCGTGCGCGCGGGCAAGTTCCTCGAGCTGCCGAGCGGCTACGATCCGATCACCGCGCGACTCGCACAGGCTTGCGGCTTCAAGACGATCTACAGCGGCGGCTTCGTCACCGGCGGCTCGAGCTGCATCAGCGAGCCGTGCCTCACCATGAACGAGCAGATCCGCGTCGCGAGCGACATGGCGAACGCGGTCGACATCCCGGTCGTGATGGACGCCGGGGCGGGCTGGGGCGAGCCGCTGCACACCATGCGCACCATCCGCGAGTGCATACGCGCAGGCATCGCCGGCGTGCACATCGAGGACCAGCTATTCCCCAAGCGCGCGCACTATCACACCTACGTCGTGCACAACATCCCGATCGAGGAGTACCGCGACAAGATCCGCCTCGCCTGCGAGCAGCGCGACCGCACCGACAAGGATTTCGTGATCATCGCGCGCTCGGACGCCGCCCGCATCCAGGGCCTCAGGGAAGCGGTCAAGCGCGTGAATGTCGCCGCCGACCAGGGTGCGGACATGGGTCTCATCTTCCCGGTCAACCACGCCGACACGGTCAAGACGCCCAAGCTCTGCAAGGTCCCGATGGTCTATGTGCAGAGCCGCGGCAACCGCGACAAGCGGCCGCTCTACAGCTACGGGCAGCTGAAGGACATGGGCTACGCCGGCTGCATCGACGCGACTTTCGCCGTGTGCATCCAGCACCACTTCATGCGCAAGGCTTTCGAGGAGCTCAAGAAGACCGGCGACTACACCGGCCTCTCCGAGCAGGACTTCGTCGTCGCGAGGAAGCAGGTCGAGGACATCATCGGGCTCGAGGAGTCGTACCGCATCGAGCGCGAGACGGTGGAGAAAATCGCCGGGAAGAAAAAATCGACGGCTCGCTAG
- a CDS encoding virulence factor → MRKTIATLLAGAALIGISGTAAARVDVGISLGFPAPVYVAPPPPVVYVPPRPVYVAPPAPVYYAPAPVYYGPPAVIYRGGRGWGHRHHHRGHWR, encoded by the coding sequence ATGCGTAAAACCATCGCAACCCTGCTCGCCGGCGCGGCGCTCATCGGCATCTCGGGCACCGCCGCAGCGCGCGTTGACGTGGGTATCTCCTTGGGTTTCCCGGCCCCTGTCTACGTCGCTCCCCCGCCCCCGGTCGTCTACGTGCCGCCGCGCCCGGTCTACGTGGCCCCGCCGGCGCCGGTCTACTACGCGCCGGCACCTGTTTACTACGGTCCGCCCGCGGTCATTTACCGTGGCGGCCGCGGCTGGGGTCATCGTCACCATCACCGCGGTCACTGGAGATAG
- the hyi gene encoding hydroxypyruvate isomerase yields the protein MPKFCANLTLLFNEHPFMERFEAAAKAGFKGVEYLFPYDFPKDQLVEALKKNGLVQVLHNLPAGDWAKGERGLACDPARVGEFQDGVGRAIDYATALGCKQLNCLAGLSPEGVDEARQRTTFVANLQFAAQKLEEAGIKLLIEPINTRDIPGFYLTRSKQALDIIDEVASHNLFLQYDIYHMQIMEGDLARTIEANLARIPHMQLADNPGRNEPGTGEINYAFLFDHIDRIGYKGWIGCEYKPKTTTVEGLGWIQPYLNRAEAASLDML from the coding sequence ATGCCCAAGTTCTGCGCCAATCTCACCCTGCTCTTCAACGAGCACCCGTTCATGGAACGCTTCGAAGCCGCCGCGAAAGCGGGCTTCAAAGGCGTCGAGTACCTGTTCCCCTACGACTTCCCCAAGGATCAGCTCGTCGAAGCGCTGAAGAAAAACGGCCTCGTGCAGGTGCTGCACAACCTGCCGGCGGGCGACTGGGCGAAAGGCGAGCGCGGGCTCGCGTGCGATCCGGCGCGCGTCGGCGAGTTTCAGGACGGCGTGGGACGCGCGATCGACTACGCGACGGCGCTGGGCTGCAAGCAGCTCAACTGTCTGGCCGGATTGTCCCCGGAGGGCGTCGACGAGGCGCGGCAGAGGACGACGTTCGTCGCGAACCTCCAGTTCGCCGCGCAGAAGCTCGAGGAGGCGGGCATCAAGCTCCTCATCGAGCCGATCAACACCCGCGACATCCCGGGCTTCTATCTCACGCGCTCGAAGCAGGCGCTGGACATCATCGACGAGGTCGCGTCGCACAACCTCTTCCTCCAGTACGACATCTATCACATGCAGATCATGGAGGGCGACCTCGCGCGGACGATCGAAGCCAACCTCGCACGCATCCCGCACATGCAGCTTGCCGACAATCCGGGACGCAACGAGCCCGGAACGGGCGAGATCAACTACGCGTTCCTGTTCGATCACATCGACCGCATCGGCTACAAGGGCTGGATCGGCTGCGAGTACAAACCGAAGACGACGACGGTCGAAGGTCTGGGCTGGATCCAGCCGTACCTCAATCGCGCCGAAGCGGCGTCGCTCGATATGCTGTAA
- a CDS encoding GspE/PulE family protein: MAIPAAQPAHSSTPDAPLTLQGVLDDLVADGLVARDAADKLLKDRRAARIDTHPLVVIADQKLKDPRNPRKLLHLEALTEWLAERVGLPYLHIDPFKIDFAAVTKVMSNAYAQRYKILPVGVNTREATIAVCEPYVREWEEQLKRILRLDIKRVIANPLDIQQYLVEFYNLARSVKGATEKDKGAYSDIANFEQLVQLGRSGRLDANDQHIVHICDWLFNYAFDQRASDIHIEPRRDIGNVRFRIDGVLHQVYQIPTPVMAAMTSRIKVLGRMDVVERRRPQDGRLKTITPDGEEVELRLSTMPTAFGEKLVMRIFNPENLVKDYRELGFTDEDETKWNEMVTNPHGIILVTGPTGSGKTTTLYSTLKQVAKPEVNVCSVEDPIEMVEPAFNQMQVQPGIGVDFASGIRTLMRQDPDVIMVGEIRDLETAEMAIQAALTGHLVFSTLHTNDAPSAVTRMLDLGVPSYLLQSTILGVMAQRLVRTLCPHCKEQHDIDESAWEMLVAPWKASTPKGTTYINKGCLECRMTGYMGRMGVYEMMVMTPELRKGVAEELDLEALRDKAFREGMKPLRISGAMKIAAGLTTIDEVMNVAPPPGGDRRHRR; encoded by the coding sequence ATGGCCATACCCGCTGCACAACCCGCGCACAGCTCCACCCCCGATGCACCGCTGACCCTGCAAGGCGTCCTCGACGACCTCGTGGCCGACGGCCTGGTGGCGCGCGACGCCGCCGACAAGCTGCTCAAGGACCGCCGGGCGGCGCGGATCGACACCCATCCGCTGGTGGTGATCGCGGACCAGAAGCTCAAGGATCCGCGCAACCCGAGGAAGCTGCTGCATCTCGAGGCGCTGACCGAATGGCTGGCCGAGCGCGTGGGCCTGCCCTACCTGCACATCGACCCGTTCAAGATCGACTTCGCCGCGGTCACCAAGGTGATGTCGAACGCCTACGCGCAGCGCTACAAGATCCTCCCCGTCGGCGTGAACACGCGCGAGGCGACGATCGCGGTCTGCGAGCCGTACGTGCGCGAATGGGAAGAGCAGCTCAAGCGCATCCTGAGGCTCGACATCAAGCGGGTGATCGCGAACCCGCTCGACATCCAGCAGTACCTCGTCGAGTTCTACAACCTCGCGCGCTCGGTCAAAGGCGCGACCGAGAAGGACAAGGGCGCTTACAGCGACATCGCCAACTTCGAGCAGCTCGTCCAGCTCGGCAGGAGCGGACGCCTCGACGCGAACGACCAGCACATCGTCCACATCTGCGACTGGCTGTTCAACTACGCGTTCGATCAGCGCGCGAGCGACATCCACATCGAGCCGCGGCGCGACATCGGCAACGTGCGCTTCCGCATCGACGGGGTGCTGCACCAGGTCTACCAGATTCCCACGCCGGTCATGGCGGCGATGACGAGCCGCATCAAGGTGCTCGGACGCATGGACGTCGTCGAGCGGCGCAGGCCCCAGGACGGGCGGCTGAAGACGATCACGCCCGACGGCGAGGAGGTCGAGCTGCGTCTGTCGACGATGCCGACCGCCTTCGGGGAAAAGCTCGTGATGCGGATCTTCAACCCGGAGAACCTCGTCAAGGATTACCGCGAGCTCGGTTTCACCGACGAGGACGAGACCAAGTGGAACGAGATGGTGACCAATCCGCACGGCATCATCCTGGTCACCGGCCCGACCGGATCGGGCAAGACGACCACGCTCTACTCGACGCTGAAGCAGGTCGCGAAGCCCGAGGTCAACGTCTGCTCGGTCGAGGACCCGATCGAGATGGTCGAGCCCGCGTTCAACCAGATGCAGGTGCAGCCCGGCATCGGCGTCGATTTCGCGAGCGGCATACGCACGCTCATGCGGCAGGACCCGGACGTGATCATGGTCGGCGAGATCCGCGACCTCGAGACCGCCGAGATGGCGATACAGGCGGCGCTCACCGGCCATCTCGTGTTCTCGACCCTGCACACCAACGACGCGCCTTCGGCGGTCACGCGGATGCTCGACCTGGGCGTGCCGTCGTATCTGCTGCAGTCGACGATCCTCGGCGTGATGGCGCAGCGTCTGGTGCGCACGCTCTGTCCGCACTGCAAGGAGCAGCACGACATCGACGAGTCGGCGTGGGAGATGCTCGTCGCCCCCTGGAAAGCGTCGACGCCGAAAGGCACGACCTACATCAACAAAGGCTGCCTCGAATGCCGCATGACCGGCTATATGGGCCGCATGGGCGTCTACGAGATGATGGTGATGACGCCCGAGCTGCGCAAAGGCGTCGCCGAAGAGCTCGACCTCGAAGCACTGCGCGACAAGGCTTTCCGCGAAGGCATGAAGCCGCTGCGCATCAGCGGGGCCATGAAGATCGCCGCAGGACTCACCACCATCGACGAAGTGATGAACGTCGCGCCGCCGCCGGGGGGCGACAGACGTCACCGGCGGTGA
- a CDS encoding ammonium transporter — METLKISSDALFILLGAIMVLAMHAGFAFLEVGTVRRKNQVNALVKILCDFAMSTIAYFFIGYTVAYGVGFFTGAEKLAEKSGYDLVKFFFLLTFAAAVPAIISGGIAERAKFVPQLFATAIIVGLVYPFFEGIAWNDQYGIQAWLEKSMGAKFHDFAGSVVVHAVGGWIALTAVLLLGARNGRYPKGGGVTAQPPSSIPFLALGAWVLSVGWFGFNVMSAQTIDKISGLVAVNSLMAMAGGTLAGLMIGRNDPGFVHNGPLAGLVAICAGSDVMHPIGALATGGIAGALFVFMFTLTQNRLKWDDVLGVWPLHGLCGAWGGIACGIFGTKALGGIGGVTFGAQLVGTLLGIAVALIGGAIVYGALKSTVGIRLDAEQEFNGSDLSLHKISATPDNEVSW, encoded by the coding sequence ATGGAAACGCTGAAAATCAGCAGCGACGCGCTGTTCATCCTGCTCGGCGCGATCATGGTGCTGGCGATGCACGCCGGGTTCGCATTCCTCGAAGTCGGCACGGTCCGCCGCAAGAACCAGGTCAACGCGCTCGTGAAGATCCTCTGCGACTTCGCGATGTCCACCATCGCCTATTTCTTCATCGGCTACACGGTCGCCTACGGCGTGGGTTTTTTCACCGGCGCCGAGAAGCTCGCCGAGAAGAGCGGCTACGACCTCGTCAAATTCTTCTTCCTCCTCACCTTCGCCGCGGCGGTGCCGGCGATCATCTCGGGCGGCATCGCCGAGCGGGCGAAGTTCGTTCCGCAGCTTTTCGCGACGGCGATCATCGTCGGCTTGGTCTATCCCTTCTTCGAAGGCATCGCCTGGAACGATCAGTACGGCATCCAGGCGTGGCTCGAAAAGTCGATGGGCGCGAAATTCCACGATTTTGCGGGATCGGTCGTGGTGCATGCCGTGGGCGGCTGGATCGCGCTCACCGCCGTCCTGCTGCTGGGCGCGCGCAACGGGCGCTATCCGAAGGGCGGCGGCGTCACCGCCCAGCCGCCTTCGAGCATCCCTTTCCTCGCGCTCGGCGCGTGGGTGCTGTCGGTAGGCTGGTTCGGGTTCAACGTGATGTCGGCGCAGACGATCGACAAGATCTCGGGGCTGGTGGCGGTGAACTCGCTGATGGCGATGGCGGGCGGCACTCTCGCCGGACTCATGATCGGGCGCAACGACCCCGGATTCGTCCACAACGGTCCGCTCGCGGGGCTCGTCGCGATCTGCGCGGGCTCGGACGTGATGCACCCCATCGGCGCGCTGGCCACCGGCGGCATCGCCGGGGCGCTCTTCGTCTTCATGTTCACCCTCACGCAGAACCGGCTGAAATGGGACGACGTCCTCGGCGTGTGGCCGCTGCACGGGCTCTGCGGAGCGTGGGGCGGCATCGCGTGCGGAATCTTCGGCACCAAGGCGCTCGGCGGCATCGGCGGCGTGACGTTCGGGGCGCAGCTCGTCGGGACGCTGCTGGGGATTGCGGTCGCGCTGATCGGCGGGGCGATCGTCTACGGCGCGCTCAAGTCGACCGTCGGCATACGCCTCGACGCCGAGCAGGAGTTCAACGGCTCGGACCTCTCGCTGCACAAGATCAGCGCGACGCCGGACAACGAAGTGTCGTGGTGA
- a CDS encoding tripartite tricarboxylate transporter substrate binding protein, protein MSAFTVRGRAARFALLAISALLCVPAAAQSRYPSKPIRIIVPFAPAGGTDILARSLGARLAESMGQNVIVENRPGAASIIGTDAVAKSAPDGHTVLFTTQVLAINPSLHASMPYNAERDFAPVTIAAAAPNLLAIHPSIPVTSVRQLIAIARAKPGAITIAAAGVGTPSHLAAELFRQMAKVDLLVVQYKGGGNSLADVAGGQVATTFGTLPSLTPLVESGKLRGLAVSGAKRSKVLPNVPTVAETLAGFQSETWYAVLVPAKTPHEIVTRLHSEIVKALAHPDLSKNLAAQGFEAGGMPPAEMARVIKSETQRWAKVIRDGNIRAE, encoded by the coding sequence ATGAGCGCTTTCACTGTGCGCGGCCGCGCCGCGCGTTTCGCGCTGCTCGCGATCTCCGCCCTGCTCTGCGTGCCTGCCGCCGCACAGAGTCGGTATCCGTCGAAACCCATCCGCATCATCGTGCCTTTCGCCCCTGCAGGCGGCACCGACATCCTCGCGCGCTCGCTCGGCGCACGGCTCGCCGAGAGCATGGGCCAGAACGTCATCGTCGAGAACCGTCCCGGCGCGGCCAGCATCATCGGTACCGACGCGGTCGCGAAGTCGGCGCCCGACGGCCATACGGTGCTCTTCACGACGCAGGTGCTCGCGATCAATCCTTCGCTGCACGCGTCCATGCCGTACAACGCCGAGCGCGACTTCGCGCCGGTGACGATCGCCGCCGCGGCGCCCAACCTGCTCGCGATCCACCCGTCGATACCGGTGACGAGCGTCAGGCAGCTCATCGCGATCGCGCGCGCCAAACCGGGCGCGATCACGATCGCCGCGGCAGGCGTGGGCACGCCTTCGCACCTCGCCGCGGAGCTCTTCCGGCAGATGGCGAAAGTGGATCTGCTCGTCGTGCAGTACAAGGGCGGCGGCAACTCGCTCGCCGACGTCGCCGGCGGCCAGGTCGCGACGACCTTCGGCACGCTGCCGAGCCTCACGCCGCTCGTGGAGAGCGGCAAGCTGCGCGGGCTCGCGGTGTCGGGCGCGAAGCGATCGAAGGTGCTGCCGAACGTGCCGACGGTGGCGGAGACGCTTGCGGGTTTCCAGAGCGAGACCTGGTATGCGGTCCTCGTGCCCGCGAAAACGCCGCACGAGATCGTCACGCGCCTCCACTCGGAGATCGTCAAAGCGCTGGCGCATCCCGATCTTTCGAAGAATCTCGCAGCACAGGGTTTCGAAGCCGGCGGCATGCCGCCGGCCGAAATGGCGCGCGTCATCAAGAGCGAGACGCAACGCTGGGCCAAAGTGATCCGCGACGGCAACATCCGCGCGGAATAA
- a CDS encoding VWA domain-containing protein gives MLIEFFLKLREGGVPVSIREFLTLIEAMAKQVAFGRVEDFYYLARTCLVKDEKFFDRFDRVFAAYFKGIVEVDPLKAEIPEEWLRKLVEKFLTDEEKKLIESLGGWDKLMETLRKRLEEQKGRHQGGSKWMGTGGTSPFGAYGYNPEGVRIGQHESRNRRAVKVWDQREFKNLDDSVELGTRNIKVALRRLRKFARVGAPEELDLDDTVRSTAKNAGWLDLKMVPERHNAVKVLIFFDVGGSMDDHIRICEQLFSAARIEFKHLEYFYFHNFLYERVWKDNRRRSAERMATWDVLHTYPHDYKVIIVGDATMSPYEITYPGGSVEHTNEEPGATWLQRLLSVYHQTIWLNPQPEALWDYHESIRITRELMGERMFPLTLEGLDKGMRQLTKAH, from the coding sequence GTGCTCATTGAGTTTTTCCTGAAGCTGCGCGAAGGCGGGGTGCCCGTCTCGATCCGCGAGTTCCTCACCCTCATCGAAGCGATGGCGAAGCAGGTCGCTTTCGGCCGGGTCGAGGACTTCTACTATCTCGCCCGCACCTGCCTGGTGAAGGACGAAAAGTTCTTCGACCGCTTCGACCGCGTGTTCGCCGCGTACTTCAAGGGCATCGTCGAAGTCGACCCGCTGAAGGCGGAGATTCCGGAGGAGTGGCTCAGGAAGCTCGTCGAGAAGTTCCTCACCGACGAAGAGAAGAAGCTCATCGAGTCGCTCGGCGGCTGGGACAAGCTCATGGAGACGCTGAGGAAGCGTCTCGAAGAGCAGAAAGGCCGTCACCAGGGCGGCAGCAAGTGGATGGGCACCGGCGGCACGAGCCCGTTCGGCGCGTACGGCTACAACCCCGAAGGTGTCCGCATCGGGCAGCACGAATCGCGCAACCGCCGCGCGGTGAAGGTCTGGGACCAGCGCGAGTTCAAGAACCTGGACGACAGCGTCGAGCTCGGCACGCGCAACATCAAGGTCGCGCTGCGCCGCTTACGCAAGTTCGCGCGCGTGGGCGCGCCCGAGGAGCTCGACCTCGACGACACCGTGCGCTCGACCGCGAAGAACGCAGGCTGGCTCGACCTGAAGATGGTGCCCGAGCGCCACAACGCGGTGAAGGTCTTGATCTTCTTCGATGTCGGCGGCTCGATGGACGATCACATCCGCATCTGCGAGCAGCTCTTCTCCGCCGCGCGGATCGAGTTCAAGCACCTCGAGTACTTCTACTTCCACAACTTCCTCTACGAGCGGGTGTGGAAGGACAACCGCCGGCGCTCGGCCGAGCGCATGGCGACGTGGGACGTGCTGCACACCTATCCCCACGATTACAAGGTGATCATCGTCGGCGACGCGACGATGAGCCCGTACGAGATCACCTATCCCGGCGGCAGCGTCGAGCACACCAACGAGGAGCCGGGTGCTACGTGGCTGCAGCGCTTACTGTCCGTCTATCACCAGACGATCTGGCTCAACCCGCAGCCCGAGGCGCTGTGGGACTACCACGAGTCGATCCGCATCACGCGAGAGCTGATGGGGGAGCGCATGTTCCCGCTGACGCTCGAGGGGCTCGACAAGGGAATGCGGCAGCTGACGAAGGCTCACTGA
- a CDS encoding nucleotidyltransferase family protein, producing the protein MNAQQPIVGVLLAAGAGTRFGGGKLVHPLEDGAPIAAHAARNLVAAGLDVIAVVRSGDFPLADILEQEGCEVTHCAESVHGMGHTLAHGVAEIREAGGWIVALADMPRVRPQTIQAVAAAIKGGAVIAAPFYRGERGHPVGFSARVRDELTQLRGDTGAKAVLARHADEIVRVDCDDPGVLLDIDLRTDLHRAR; encoded by the coding sequence ATGAACGCTCAGCAACCGATCGTCGGCGTGCTGCTCGCCGCCGGCGCAGGCACGCGCTTCGGCGGCGGCAAGCTGGTGCACCCGCTGGAAGACGGCGCGCCGATCGCCGCCCATGCCGCGCGCAACCTCGTCGCCGCGGGTCTCGACGTCATCGCGGTCGTGCGCAGCGGCGATTTCCCGCTGGCCGACATCCTCGAGCAGGAAGGCTGCGAGGTGACTCACTGCGCCGAAAGCGTGCACGGCATGGGGCACACCCTCGCGCACGGCGTCGCAGAGATACGCGAGGCCGGCGGCTGGATCGTCGCGCTCGCGGACATGCCGCGCGTCAGACCGCAGACGATACAGGCGGTGGCCGCGGCGATCAAAGGCGGGGCGGTCATCGCGGCGCCTTTCTATCGGGGTGAACGCGGGCACCCGGTCGGATTTTCCGCGCGGGTGCGCGACGAGCTCACGCAACTGCGGGGCGACACCGGCGCGAAAGCGGTGCTCGCCCGGCACGCCGACGAGATCGTGCGCGTCGACTGCGACGATCCGGGCGTCCTGCTCGACATCGATCTCAGAACCGACCTCCACCGGGCCCGCTGA
- a CDS encoding C13 family peptidase, whose product MSGSSLGVLARALRAGARLVSLRPVSRADVPPVPELFATLVAIDIAIMFVFSMAAFGVRGEVNIYELARALAFVPAVLIVGMIARRLAPGDALLTLPVVLAAASVVMNVISSALYILAQQQLLPFGETYWFVIDYVMLAWSAAIVLNAGWRLVDAPLRRRLAAGVAAFAIVVLPAYLVPQGLVWAPQRDEGAADAVTGFYTLAEEKAFYAQTAALDRELEAVQPQRPGMPDVYAIVAGLYAGEDVFMKETKMISSLLAQRFDAGGRTVMLINNAKTLEEHPIATLTSLTVALRHVGETMDRDEDVLLLYVSSHGSAKHELAVDFRPLRLDPITPERLKNALAESGIRWKVLIVSACYSGGFIDALKDDRTLIITAARRDRTSFGCGYGSDATYLAKALFGEALAKTHSIEGAFETARAKIEQWEQEKGQTPPSEPQIYVGREIRAKLAEVERRLDEKRDLPQRTQRRAEEKRSNP is encoded by the coding sequence ATGTCCGGATCGAGCCTGGGCGTGCTCGCGCGTGCCTTGCGCGCGGGAGCGAGGCTCGTCTCCCTGCGTCCGGTCTCGCGCGCCGACGTGCCGCCGGTGCCGGAGCTCTTCGCCACGCTGGTCGCCATCGACATCGCGATCATGTTCGTCTTCTCGATGGCGGCTTTCGGGGTGCGCGGGGAGGTCAACATCTACGAGCTCGCGCGCGCGCTCGCTTTCGTGCCGGCGGTGCTGATCGTGGGCATGATCGCGCGGCGCCTCGCGCCGGGTGACGCGCTCCTGACGCTGCCGGTCGTGCTCGCCGCGGCGAGCGTGGTGATGAACGTCATCTCCTCGGCGCTCTACATCCTCGCGCAGCAGCAGCTCCTGCCGTTCGGCGAGACTTACTGGTTCGTGATCGATTACGTGATGCTCGCGTGGTCGGCGGCGATCGTGCTCAATGCCGGATGGCGGCTCGTCGACGCGCCGCTGCGTCGGCGGCTCGCGGCCGGCGTCGCGGCGTTCGCGATCGTCGTGCTCCCGGCTTACCTCGTGCCGCAGGGGCTCGTCTGGGCGCCGCAGCGCGACGAAGGCGCGGCGGACGCGGTGACCGGCTTCTATACGCTCGCCGAGGAGAAAGCGTTCTACGCGCAGACGGCCGCGCTCGATCGCGAGCTCGAAGCGGTGCAGCCGCAGCGCCCCGGGATGCCCGACGTCTACGCGATCGTCGCGGGCCTCTATGCGGGCGAAGACGTCTTCATGAAGGAAACGAAGATGATCTCGTCGCTGCTCGCGCAGCGCTTCGACGCGGGCGGCCGCACCGTGATGCTGATCAACAACGCGAAGACGCTCGAAGAGCATCCGATCGCGACGCTGACGAGCCTCACCGTCGCTCTGCGCCACGTCGGCGAGACGATGGACCGGGACGAGGACGTGCTGCTGCTCTACGTCTCGTCGCACGGGTCGGCCAAGCACGAGCTCGCGGTCGATTTCCGCCCGCTGAGGCTCGACCCGATCACGCCGGAGCGACTGAAGAACGCGCTCGCCGAATCGGGCATCCGCTGGAAAGTGCTGATCGTCTCGGCGTGCTACTCGGGCGGCTTCATCGACGCGCTGAAGGACGATCGCACGCTCATCATCACCGCCGCGCGCCGCGACCGCACGTCGTTCGGCTGCGGCTACGGCTCGGACGCGACCTACCTCGCCAAGGCGCTGTTCGGGGAAGCGCTCGCGAAGACGCACTCGATCGAGGGCGCGTTCGAGACCGCGCGCGCGAAGATCGAGCAGTGGGAGCAGGAGAAAGGCCAGACGCCGCCGTCGGAGCCGCAGATCTACGTCGGCAGGGAGATCCGCGCCAAGCTCGCGGAAGTCGAGCGCAGGCTGGACGAAAAGCGTGATTTACCGCAGAGGACGCAGAGGCGCGCAGAGGAAAAACGTTCGAATCCGTAA
- a CDS encoding MoxR family ATPase, protein MRFEGTDNYIATEDLMMAVNAAITLERPLLIKGEPGTGKTLLAIEVAKALQRPLFEWHIKSTTKAQHGLYEYDAVSRLRDSQLGDAKVHDIRNYIVQGMLWKAFTSETPAVLLIDEIDKADIEFPNDLLRELDRMEFYVYETQELVKAKHRPLVVITSNNEKELPDAFLRRCFFHYIRFPDHETMEKIVGVHYPDIKKQLLREALERFFELREVPGLKKKPSTSEFLDWLKLLVAEDISPEALHSQDTHKIVPPLHGALIKNEQDVHLFERLVFMSRRKS, encoded by the coding sequence ATGCGTTTCGAAGGCACCGACAACTACATCGCGACCGAAGATCTGATGATGGCCGTCAACGCGGCGATCACGCTCGAGCGGCCGCTGCTCATCAAGGGCGAGCCCGGTACGGGCAAGACGCTGCTCGCGATCGAAGTCGCCAAGGCGCTTCAGAGGCCGCTCTTCGAATGGCACATCAAGTCGACGACCAAGGCGCAGCACGGGCTGTACGAATACGACGCGGTGTCGCGGCTGCGCGATTCGCAGCTCGGCGACGCCAAGGTGCACGACATCCGCAACTACATCGTGCAGGGCATGCTCTGGAAGGCCTTCACGTCCGAAACGCCGGCGGTGCTGCTGATCGACGAGATCGACAAGGCCGACATCGAGTTCCCGAACGACCTCCTGCGCGAGCTCGACCGCATGGAGTTCTACGTCTACGAGACGCAGGAGCTCGTCAAGGCGAAGCACCGGCCGCTCGTCGTCATCACCAGCAACAACGAGAAAGAGCTCCCGGACGCGTTCCTGCGGCGCTGCTTCTTCCATTACATCCGCTTCCCCGATCACGAGACGATGGAGAAGATCGTCGGCGTGCACTATCCCGACATCAAGAAGCAGCTCCTGCGCGAGGCTCTGGAGCGTTTCTTCGAGCTGAGGGAAGTGCCGGGCCTGAAGAAGAAGCCGTCGACCTCGGAGTTCCTCGACTGGCTGAAGCTGCTCGTCGCCGAGGACATCTCACCCGAGGCGCTGCACAGCCAGGACACTCACAAGATCGTCCCGCCGCTGCACGGCGCGCTGATCAAGAACGAGCAGGACGTGCACCTCTTCGAGCGGCTGGTGTTCATGTCGCGGCGGAAGAGCTGA